A single Pseudobdellovibrionaceae bacterium DNA region contains:
- a CDS encoding haloacid dehalogenase-like hydrolase: protein MKEMPKELIDHIKQSIDQALADVPKPAIAAFDADGTLWDTDMGENFFLYQIQEKLIEGLPENPWEHYWKLKKEVSPKVAYLWLAQINKGVPLSTVRTWSQDCVDRLRPLPIFPGQKDIIDHLHDKGVDVYVVTASIKWSVEAAASLYGIPQDRVLGITTKVENGIVTDVQAGPITWREGKVKGLLLATGNRHPFFASGNTPGDLALLESSTHLRLAMAATDKDTELFAEEMRLVEIAKERKWFYFLP, encoded by the coding sequence TTGAAAGAAATGCCCAAAGAACTGATTGATCACATCAAACAATCCATTGACCAGGCTTTGGCTGACGTTCCTAAACCGGCCATCGCCGCATTTGATGCAGACGGAACCCTATGGGACACCGACATGGGGGAGAATTTTTTTTTGTACCAGATTCAGGAAAAGCTGATTGAGGGTCTTCCTGAGAATCCCTGGGAACACTATTGGAAACTCAAAAAGGAGGTCTCGCCAAAGGTGGCCTACCTGTGGCTGGCCCAGATCAATAAGGGTGTTCCCTTGAGCACCGTGCGCACCTGGAGTCAAGACTGTGTTGATCGGCTCCGGCCCCTCCCCATCTTTCCCGGTCAAAAAGATATCATTGATCATTTGCACGACAAAGGTGTGGACGTCTACGTAGTCACGGCAAGCATCAAGTGGAGTGTTGAGGCGGCTGCATCCCTTTATGGAATTCCTCAAGATCGTGTCTTGGGAATCACTACAAAGGTTGAGAATGGCATTGTTACAGATGTCCAAGCCGGGCCGATTACCTGGCGAGAGGGAAAGGTCAAGGGACTACTTCTGGCGACTGGAAATCGTCATCCCTTTTTTGCCTCCGGCAATACACCAGGAGATCTGGCTTTGCTGGAGTCTTCAACTCATTTGCGGCTAGCCATGGCGGCAACGGATAAGGACACAGAACTCTTTGCCGAAGAAATGCGGCTGGTGGAAATTGCCAAAGAACGAAAGTGGTTTTACTTTCTTCCTTAG
- a CDS encoding transglycosylase domain-containing protein, protein MSTKKIVAAVLALAFVGVAAGAIVLIAFSTNLPKLITVEDYEPLLVSEVYDRGGNKIGEFFREKRMLVPYKDTPPQLIQAFTSAEDSSFFQHGGINYIATIRALIANIRAGRKVQGGSTITMQVARSLLLTREKTYTRKIKEVMLSYRMEKNLGKQDILYLYLNQIYLGQGAYGIGAAADIYFRKPVNELTLPEMALLAGLPQAPSRYSPIYNPGAAKERQLYVLGRMAEEGYITTEEAKAAGDEPLQVYVRKDYKEIAPFYLETVRQMVIKKLGEVMVLDKGIKIHTGLDLQKQKEAQSQVRNGLRSVDKRQGYRGPKQSLQNPEDVAKFLRKSRDDLMDEASSVRIIQADGTIKEKGELDLDGLDDQGNPLPTIPSYLSVDQIVPAVVMKVDDTWGLVHVRFCESKGLIDFESMKWARHPDPNIRFDQGEISKPSEALKAGDVIEVRLIGRTFSSQAVEDHLNTLKKKAGKNWKEPEDLPDFKVHAHVELEQEPSVEGALVSIDQNTEDVIALVGGYDFARSEFNRALQAARQTGSSFKSLVYAAALDKGYTPATSLLDSPIVYEEEDTEVQDTDADEIITKKWKPLNHSKRFVGETLFRKALIRSLNVPTVKIIEKIGVDWVATYARRLGVFSPLNYDFTMALGSSGVTLYEMTRMFSIFGRMGKGVTPRLIHKVEDQTGKVLLEEVTLDDRFEAELAMQNKEFELRREAYLKFKKSRQPSEQESAKSDGSEEQGGSEDEGDKDSIETPAANKDINVAQPGGEYMLKLEEFGKVVDLRKEPPLYFDDPSQLMDPLTAYITTSLLQGVVEEEGGTGRAARAVGRPVAGKTGSTSGYYDGWFIGFSPDISTGVWVGYDEEKSLGKGEVGGRAALPIWIEYMKFAHEGLPVRNFSVPDGIVFANIDNETGKLASASSTDVVRQAFKEGTEPAEAGADTTSQEEKNFFKEDLSE, encoded by the coding sequence ATGTCGACTAAAAAGATCGTTGCCGCAGTTTTGGCATTAGCCTTCGTGGGTGTTGCGGCCGGTGCCATTGTACTCATTGCCTTTTCCACCAATCTCCCCAAACTCATCACTGTTGAAGATTATGAACCGCTATTGGTCTCGGAGGTGTATGACCGGGGTGGAAACAAAATTGGTGAGTTTTTTCGCGAAAAGCGAATGCTGGTTCCCTACAAGGATACGCCTCCTCAACTTATTCAGGCCTTCACTTCTGCTGAAGACTCCTCCTTTTTTCAACATGGAGGTATCAATTATATCGCCACCATCCGCGCCCTGATTGCAAACATCCGTGCTGGCCGAAAGGTCCAAGGTGGATCGACCATCACCATGCAGGTGGCCCGATCTCTACTGTTAACCCGTGAGAAGACTTACACCCGAAAGATTAAAGAGGTCATGCTGTCCTATCGCATGGAGAAGAACCTTGGTAAGCAGGATATTTTGTATTTGTATCTTAATCAAATTTACCTGGGCCAGGGCGCCTATGGTATCGGTGCCGCTGCCGACATTTACTTTCGCAAACCCGTCAATGAACTGACCCTACCTGAAATGGCTCTACTGGCGGGTCTTCCCCAGGCACCGAGCCGATACTCCCCGATATATAATCCCGGTGCCGCAAAAGAAAGACAGCTATACGTACTCGGACGAATGGCAGAAGAGGGTTATATCACCACCGAAGAGGCCAAAGCCGCTGGCGACGAACCTCTACAGGTTTATGTGCGCAAAGACTATAAGGAGATTGCGCCATTTTACCTTGAGACCGTCCGGCAAATGGTGATCAAGAAGCTGGGCGAAGTCATGGTTCTCGACAAGGGTATAAAGATTCATACCGGACTTGATTTACAAAAACAAAAAGAAGCCCAAAGCCAGGTTCGCAATGGTCTTCGCAGTGTCGACAAGCGCCAAGGCTACCGCGGGCCAAAACAATCTCTACAAAACCCTGAAGATGTCGCCAAGTTTTTACGAAAATCCAGAGATGACCTGATGGACGAGGCCAGCTCCGTGCGCATTATTCAGGCCGATGGTACGATTAAAGAAAAAGGCGAGCTTGATCTCGACGGTCTGGATGACCAAGGCAACCCTCTTCCTACGATCCCCTCTTATCTCTCTGTTGATCAAATTGTTCCCGCGGTGGTCATGAAGGTGGATGACACCTGGGGACTCGTCCACGTGCGCTTTTGTGAGAGCAAGGGGCTCATTGATTTTGAATCCATGAAGTGGGCCCGCCATCCCGACCCAAATATTCGTTTTGACCAGGGTGAGATCAGCAAACCCAGTGAGGCCCTCAAAGCTGGAGACGTTATCGAAGTCCGCCTTATTGGTCGCACCTTCAGCTCTCAGGCTGTCGAAGACCATCTTAACACTTTAAAGAAGAAGGCTGGCAAAAATTGGAAAGAGCCGGAAGATTTGCCGGACTTCAAGGTTCACGCCCATGTTGAGCTTGAGCAAGAGCCCAGTGTGGAAGGCGCCCTGGTGTCCATTGATCAAAACACTGAGGACGTTATTGCCCTTGTGGGCGGTTATGATTTTGCCCGCTCCGAGTTTAATCGCGCTCTGCAGGCGGCCCGACAAACAGGGTCTTCGTTCAAATCACTCGTCTATGCCGCGGCCCTAGACAAAGGCTACACTCCCGCCACCTCTTTGTTGGACTCTCCAATTGTCTATGAGGAGGAAGACACTGAGGTTCAGGACACCGACGCAGATGAGATTATCACCAAAAAGTGGAAACCACTGAATCACAGCAAACGGTTTGTTGGTGAAACTCTTTTTCGTAAGGCTCTAATTCGCAGCCTTAACGTTCCCACGGTCAAGATTATCGAAAAGATTGGTGTCGACTGGGTGGCCACCTACGCGCGCAGGCTCGGCGTGTTTAGCCCACTCAATTACGACTTCACCATGGCCCTCGGTTCCAGCGGAGTCACCCTTTATGAAATGACCAGAATGTTTTCCATTTTCGGTCGCATGGGTAAGGGTGTGACCCCTCGACTGATCCATAAAGTCGAGGATCAGACTGGCAAAGTCCTCCTGGAGGAAGTCACTCTGGATGATCGATTTGAAGCTGAATTGGCCATGCAAAACAAGGAATTTGAGCTGCGTCGCGAGGCCTACCTCAAATTCAAGAAGTCCCGCCAGCCCTCTGAACAGGAGTCTGCCAAATCGGATGGCAGTGAAGAGCAAGGTGGAAGCGAGGATGAGGGCGACAAAGATTCCATTGAGACTCCGGCTGCCAACAAAGACATCAATGTCGCCCAACCCGGGGGCGAGTATATGCTGAAGCTTGAAGAATTTGGCAAGGTTGTGGACCTCCGCAAGGAACCCCCTCTTTATTTCGATGACCCTAGCCAACTCATGGACCCGCTGACCGCCTACATTACAACCTCTCTCTTGCAGGGTGTGGTTGAAGAGGAAGGCGGAACCGGTCGCGCCGCCCGGGCGGTCGGTCGACCGGTAGCAGGAAAAACCGGTTCCACCAGTGGTTATTACGACGGTTGGTTTATTGGCTTCAGCCCCGACATCTCAACAGGGGTTTGGGTAGGGTATGATGAGGAAAAGAGCCTGGGAAAAGGTGAGGTGGGGGGCCGGGCAGCTCTCCCCATTTGGATTGAATATATGAAGTTCGCTCATGAGGGCCTGCCAGTGCGTAACTTTTCCGTACCCGATGGAATTGTCTTTGCCAACATCGATAACGAAACTGGAAAACTGGCGTCAGCCTCGTCAACCGATGTGGTTCGTCAGGCTTTTAAGGAAGGCACTGAACCTGCAGAAGCTGGGGCGGACACAACCTCTCAGGAAGAGAAGAACTTTTTCAAAGAGGACCTTTCTGAATGA
- a CDS encoding aminopeptidase P N-terminal domain-containing protein gives MRKPKHDMSIFKERRTRLAEKISGGALITPAAPEYIRNNDVHHAYRQDSNLFYLTGFEEPESVLVFRPGKDPETVMFVRNKDVLRETWEGFRYGADGTQQEFGIDKAYLIEDFEKEAPGLLDPIDKIYYTLFHDIEFDEKIGRVLLAIKDMRRRSGKGLLPISDALPIIGEMRLIKSEHEADVLRKACRITAEAHLGLMKYVRPGMNERRIQGRFVYEIMKRGAAREGYGTIVAGGASATTLHYVFNDQNLRAEDLVLIDAGGEYDFYTGDITRTFPVGGKFSAPQKRIYQKVLDLQKQIIDMVKPGLQFSYLQDRTIDGLVDIMIDEGLVSGKKTEIIEKGDYRAYYPHGVSHWLGMDVHDAGMVEVNGEPRVLEPGMAFTVEPGLYIPVDDPKAPTELRGIGIRIEDNILVTPEGRENMTAGAPKEVDELESLIGTGAIEA, from the coding sequence ATGAGAAAGCCTAAGCATGACATGAGCATATTCAAAGAGCGGAGAACCCGATTGGCTGAGAAGATTTCCGGTGGAGCCCTAATTACCCCGGCGGCCCCCGAATATATTCGGAACAACGATGTCCATCATGCCTATCGGCAGGACTCGAACCTGTTTTACCTGACCGGGTTTGAAGAGCCTGAGTCAGTCTTGGTGTTTCGTCCAGGCAAAGATCCAGAAACAGTCATGTTTGTGCGTAACAAAGATGTATTGCGCGAAACCTGGGAGGGTTTTCGTTATGGCGCAGACGGAACTCAACAGGAGTTTGGTATTGATAAGGCCTATTTGATTGAAGATTTTGAAAAAGAGGCCCCCGGTCTCTTGGATCCGATTGACAAGATTTACTACACACTTTTTCACGACATCGAGTTTGACGAAAAAATTGGTCGGGTACTTTTGGCCATTAAGGACATGAGGCGGCGTTCCGGAAAGGGGCTCCTGCCTATTTCGGATGCCTTGCCCATTATTGGGGAAATGCGATTGATCAAGTCGGAGCATGAGGCAGATGTTCTACGCAAAGCTTGTCGGATCACTGCCGAAGCGCATTTGGGACTGATGAAGTATGTGCGTCCAGGGATGAACGAAAGACGCATCCAGGGACGTTTTGTGTACGAGATTATGAAGAGGGGTGCTGCTCGTGAAGGCTACGGAACCATTGTTGCTGGGGGAGCGAGTGCAACCACCTTGCATTATGTTTTTAACGATCAAAACCTTCGCGCAGAAGATTTGGTTTTGATTGATGCTGGTGGAGAGTACGATTTTTATACCGGCGATATCACCCGGACATTCCCGGTTGGAGGAAAGTTTTCTGCTCCTCAAAAGCGGATTTACCAAAAGGTTTTGGACCTACAAAAGCAGATCATCGATATGGTTAAGCCGGGGCTTCAGTTTTCATATCTTCAAGACCGAACTATCGATGGCTTGGTCGATATTATGATTGATGAAGGTTTGGTTTCGGGAAAGAAGACGGAGATTATCGAGAAAGGCGACTATCGCGCTTATTACCCGCATGGGGTTTCTCATTGGCTGGGAATGGATGTCCACGATGCCGGAATGGTGGAAGTCAATGGTGAGCCGAGAGTTCTGGAGCCTGGGATGGCTTTTACGGTGGAACCTGGCCTGTACATTCCCGTTGACGATCCCAAGGCGCCCACAGAATTAAGGGGAATCGGCATTCGCATTGAGGATAACATCCTTGTGACTCCCGAAGGACGTGAAAACATGACTGCTGGGGCGCCCAAGGAAGTGGATGAGCTAGAGAGCCTCATTGGTACTGGGGCGATCGAAGCCTAA
- a CDS encoding patatin-like phospholipase family protein, which yields MKQRKVLLLSLVLMSLVFSGCAGLKTREDLKGSPPGDKSKLQESSVVSSEEVAENKTPPPAEPTPVAAQLPKVAVVLGPGGVKAFAHAGVLKELEKARIPIDAIVGLEWGAMVGALFAQNGKIHEVEWKLYKLQKADLPGKGLFSTRFKAEPIKVLDEYFQKNIGGASVDNAKLEFACPSLSLWSGTLVWQTRGSLKGVLSKCMPYPPLFRPSSPWMAASFALADSVRYLKKKGYKVVIYVNVLGSGELLQQEELLEEYQSALLWQEIRRTQKAMQSMASDVIEVDTKQYKMFDFDNRTGLVGLGELAGSRHARKIAEKYGF from the coding sequence ATGAAACAACGCAAAGTCTTACTGCTAAGCCTGGTGCTGATGTCATTGGTCTTTTCCGGCTGCGCGGGTTTGAAAACCCGAGAAGACCTAAAAGGCAGCCCACCAGGCGACAAATCCAAACTACAAGAATCTTCGGTCGTGTCTTCCGAAGAGGTGGCCGAGAACAAAACTCCACCCCCGGCCGAGCCAACACCGGTTGCCGCACAATTGCCGAAGGTCGCGGTGGTATTGGGACCTGGAGGTGTCAAAGCCTTTGCACATGCGGGTGTTTTGAAGGAGCTGGAGAAGGCTCGCATACCCATCGATGCCATCGTTGGGCTGGAGTGGGGGGCCATGGTGGGAGCTCTGTTCGCCCAGAATGGAAAAATCCATGAGGTGGAATGGAAGCTTTATAAACTGCAAAAGGCTGATCTTCCGGGCAAAGGCTTGTTTTCCACGCGCTTTAAGGCCGAGCCGATTAAAGTATTAGATGAGTATTTTCAAAAAAACATTGGTGGTGCTTCCGTTGACAACGCCAAGTTGGAGTTCGCATGTCCCTCACTTTCTCTTTGGTCGGGCACGTTGGTTTGGCAGACTCGGGGGAGCTTGAAGGGTGTACTGAGCAAGTGCATGCCCTACCCACCACTGTTCCGGCCGAGTAGTCCCTGGATGGCAGCCTCTTTTGCTTTGGCGGACTCCGTCCGCTACCTGAAGAAAAAGGGCTATAAGGTTGTCATTTATGTTAATGTCTTGGGGAGTGGTGAGTTGCTTCAACAGGAGGAGCTGCTTGAAGAGTACCAGTCGGCCCTTCTTTGGCAGGAGATCCGTCGCACCCAAAAGGCGATGCAGAGCATGGCTTCCGACGTGATAGAGGTGGATACCAAACAGTATAAGATGTTCGATTTCGACAACCGCACAGGATTGGTTGGCCTGGGAGAGTTGGCAGGATCTCGCCACGCAAGGAAGATTGCGGAAAAGTACGGATTTTGA
- a CDS encoding TlyA family RNA methyltransferase, giving the protein MRLDQWLVKNRIAPSRTKAQELIRTGAVEVFRHQEWQVVQQPSFGCSPSEQVRLVSPELLKYVSRGGLKMEGAIRRLGLEARGLDVLDIGISTGGFSDCLLQRGCASVVGVDVGRDQIHPRVAEDARVRVFEGLHIKEAWDNREFGNLAQLGFDLIVVDVSFISLTHVIPLLLALLRPNGRVLALVKPQFEVGKTNLSKAGLVKDIGLYQDVQVKIQACASESSLKVLDYFPSEVAGADGNQEFLIFLARST; this is encoded by the coding sequence ATGCGACTGGATCAATGGCTGGTAAAGAATCGGATAGCGCCCTCCCGGACCAAGGCTCAGGAGTTGATTCGCACAGGTGCAGTGGAAGTATTCCGCCACCAAGAATGGCAAGTCGTACAGCAGCCGAGTTTTGGCTGTAGCCCAAGTGAACAAGTAAGGTTGGTGTCTCCAGAGTTGCTGAAATATGTATCCAGGGGTGGCCTCAAAATGGAGGGGGCCATCAGGCGTCTGGGCTTAGAGGCCAGGGGATTGGATGTCTTGGATATCGGAATTTCTACCGGAGGATTTTCCGACTGTTTGCTTCAGCGCGGATGTGCCTCAGTCGTGGGTGTGGACGTAGGCCGGGATCAGATTCACCCACGGGTTGCTGAAGATGCGAGAGTGAGAGTTTTTGAGGGGCTGCACATTAAAGAGGCTTGGGATAATCGAGAATTTGGGAATCTTGCCCAACTTGGATTCGACCTTATTGTCGTCGACGTCTCGTTTATTTCTCTGACCCATGTGATTCCCCTCTTGCTGGCCCTGCTGCGTCCAAACGGGAGAGTTCTGGCCTTGGTCAAACCCCAGTTTGAGGTGGGAAAGACCAATCTGAGCAAGGCGGGGTTGGTAAAAGACATTGGACTTTATCAGGATGTCCAAGTAAAAATTCAAGCCTGCGCAAGCGAGAGTAGTCTGAAGGTTTTAGACTACTTTCCCAGCGAAGTTGCTGGTGCAGATGGGAATCAAGAGTTTTTGATCTTTCTCGCTCGGAGCACGTAG
- a CDS encoding exodeoxyribonuclease VII large subunit, whose amino-acid sequence MKQITMDMDSLDPMNNSDEDVFVEEEEGPHVYTVSELNGGIRDLLEGEFPLLWIQGEVSNFKAHQASGHYYFSLKDKKAQVSAVMFRGFNRQLRFRPEDGMEVLVRGKVTVYEPRGNYQVFCEVMEPLGAGALQAAFEQLKKKLEKEGLFDAGRKRPVPSFPQHVALITSPTGAAIRDMLNVLGRRFKGLRITVVPALVQGEQAPASLVAGLSLANQIPDLDVIIIGRGGGSMEDLWGFNDEALARKIAASGVPVISAVGHEVDFTIADFVADLRAPTPSAAAELVVKNAAEVVESIRVFERRLQLAIGNRLQLMSRQVEVLKRQLVDPQRRLRDLVMRCDELTDRLTQAIGRFLEARRMRLRLTEQGLGSPESALSQVRERVSTQEKSLRLLIMKSLEGKKAEWKTFSQLLDSLSPLRVVERGYSIVKSIDGRVLKSARDIEVNEEFEIKLHEGELRAKVLVRHL is encoded by the coding sequence ATGAAGCAAATCACCATGGACATGGACAGTTTAGACCCAATGAACAACAGCGACGAAGATGTGTTTGTTGAGGAGGAAGAGGGGCCTCACGTCTACACGGTCAGCGAACTCAACGGTGGGATTCGCGATCTGTTGGAAGGAGAGTTCCCTCTGCTGTGGATTCAGGGGGAGGTCTCTAACTTCAAGGCTCACCAGGCCTCGGGACACTATTATTTTAGCCTCAAAGACAAAAAGGCCCAGGTGAGTGCAGTGATGTTTCGTGGCTTCAATCGGCAGCTGAGGTTTCGGCCTGAAGACGGCATGGAAGTTCTGGTGCGCGGTAAGGTCACGGTCTATGAACCGCGCGGGAACTATCAGGTGTTTTGTGAAGTGATGGAGCCTCTGGGGGCGGGCGCTCTGCAGGCCGCCTTCGAGCAGCTCAAAAAGAAATTGGAAAAAGAGGGCCTTTTTGATGCCGGCCGGAAACGGCCAGTCCCCAGCTTTCCCCAGCATGTGGCTTTGATTACGTCGCCAACCGGTGCTGCCATCCGCGACATGCTCAACGTGTTGGGTAGACGTTTTAAGGGACTCAGGATCACAGTTGTTCCCGCACTGGTGCAGGGTGAACAGGCTCCGGCAAGTCTGGTGGCGGGATTGAGCCTGGCCAACCAGATTCCAGATCTAGATGTGATTATCATTGGACGCGGTGGCGGCTCAATGGAGGATCTGTGGGGCTTCAATGACGAAGCCTTGGCGCGCAAAATCGCCGCCTCTGGGGTTCCGGTTATTTCTGCCGTTGGGCATGAAGTGGATTTCACCATTGCTGATTTTGTCGCTGACCTTAGAGCTCCCACCCCTTCAGCGGCCGCCGAGCTGGTGGTGAAGAACGCTGCGGAGGTTGTGGAATCGATTCGAGTCTTTGAACGTCGCCTGCAGTTGGCCATTGGCAACCGTCTGCAGCTTATGAGCCGGCAAGTGGAGGTCTTGAAACGTCAGCTGGTGGATCCGCAACGCCGGCTTAGGGATCTGGTGATGAGGTGTGATGAACTGACTGATCGGCTGACTCAAGCCATTGGCCGATTTTTGGAAGCCCGTCGTATGCGGCTGAGGCTGACCGAGCAGGGCCTGGGGTCTCCAGAGAGTGCGCTCAGCCAGGTGCGCGAAAGAGTGTCTACTCAGGAGAAGAGTCTGAGGCTTCTGATTATGAAAAGTCTTGAGGGCAAGAAAGCTGAATGGAAAACGTTCTCTCAGCTCTTAGATAGCCTGAGTCCCCTGAGGGTCGTGGAGAGGGGATATTCGATTGTAAAGTCTATTGATGGGCGAGTTTTAAAATCGGCTCGCGATATCGAGGTAAATGAGGAATTTGAAATTAAATTGCATGAAGGGGAATTGCGGGCAAAAGTGCTTGTTCGTCACCTTTAG
- a CDS encoding polyprenyl synthetase family protein — MNQVSEEKQSIEALFKHEIAFIESHLPHYFAETSDFPSEGMAELNRSINYSLLSGGKRFRPLLSVLTAEALGKPFEAVLPVCAAVEFIHTYSLIHDDLPAMDNDQFRRGKPTNHVVFGEATALLAGDALLTEAFGVLARGYKKQPKAAVEVIDLISRAAGLWGMVGGQAMDMEPVSEERPPDIMKRIHELKTGALIRVSCEAAAAACEARVEEQSALRIYAENLGLAFQLADDLLDWDPKSPEKTSYVNLSGVDATRSYLKTVTDLSLVALDMFDTRANKLKALSTFNLNRVDI, encoded by the coding sequence ATGAATCAGGTCTCAGAAGAAAAACAGTCAATTGAGGCGCTTTTCAAGCATGAGATTGCTTTTATTGAGAGTCACTTGCCTCATTACTTTGCCGAAACCAGTGATTTTCCGAGCGAAGGAATGGCAGAGCTCAACCGGTCGATCAATTATTCCTTGTTGTCTGGAGGCAAGCGTTTTCGTCCGCTGTTGTCGGTGCTCACTGCTGAGGCATTAGGCAAGCCATTTGAGGCGGTTTTGCCAGTATGTGCGGCGGTGGAGTTTATCCACACTTATTCTTTGATACACGATGACCTGCCGGCCATGGACAATGATCAGTTCCGACGGGGTAAGCCCACCAACCATGTGGTCTTTGGTGAGGCCACGGCTCTGTTGGCCGGAGATGCGCTTTTGACAGAAGCCTTTGGAGTTTTGGCGAGAGGTTATAAAAAGCAGCCAAAGGCTGCGGTCGAGGTGATTGATTTGATTTCGCGGGCAGCTGGATTATGGGGAATGGTGGGAGGCCAGGCGATGGACATGGAACCAGTCTCTGAGGAAAGGCCCCCAGACATTATGAAGCGGATTCATGAGTTGAAAACCGGGGCTCTGATTCGCGTGAGTTGTGAGGCTGCGGCTGCGGCCTGTGAAGCCCGGGTGGAGGAGCAGAGTGCCTTGCGCATTTATGCCGAAAATCTTGGTTTGGCTTTTCAATTGGCGGATGACCTTTTGGATTGGGACCCCAAATCTCCTGAGAAAACGAGTTACGTTAACTTGTCAGGGGTAGATGCGACGAGGAGTTATCTTAAGACAGTGACGGATCTGTCACTTGTGGCCTTAGATATGTTTGACACGAGGGCAAACAAGCTTAAAGCCCTCTCAACCTTTAATCTTAATCGGGTGGACATTTGA
- a CDS encoding PaaI family thioesterase, translated as MIKPPEIVLQPDWEDFFLPFNIGSGRDFYPETGTASMRMAFFRRKSDGQMEGRVWFGEPVEGPPGHVHGGVSTYVLDEAMGSVTWMNNYGCVAKSLEVEFLNMTPIGIDLVVEARIDRIEGKNCFVSAEIRREDGAILSRATGVFHRLTRPKLAQIFANWDTKYDFGKILYPEEEGTRS; from the coding sequence TTGATCAAGCCGCCAGAGATCGTGCTGCAGCCAGATTGGGAGGATTTCTTTCTTCCCTTCAATATTGGTTCTGGCCGGGATTTTTACCCGGAGACGGGTACCGCGAGTATGCGCATGGCTTTTTTCAGGCGCAAATCTGACGGCCAGATGGAGGGCCGAGTTTGGTTTGGGGAGCCTGTCGAGGGGCCGCCAGGTCATGTCCATGGAGGAGTCTCCACCTATGTTCTTGACGAGGCAATGGGAAGCGTGACCTGGATGAATAACTACGGTTGTGTGGCCAAGAGTCTTGAGGTTGAGTTTCTCAACATGACCCCGATTGGAATAGATTTGGTTGTCGAGGCCCGGATTGATCGTATTGAGGGTAAGAACTGTTTTGTTAGTGCCGAGATCAGGCGGGAGGATGGAGCCATTCTGTCGCGAGCTACGGGGGTCTTTCATCGTCTGACACGGCCTAAACTAGCTCAGATTTTTGCCAACTGGGATACCAAATATGACTTTGGCAAAATCCTCTACCCCGAAGAGGAGGGCACCCGCTCTTAG
- a CDS encoding exodeoxyribonuclease VII small subunit has protein sequence MSFEKKLGRLEAIVKEMEGGEMSLEKSLKAFEEGVQLARECHGQLNEAEQKVKVLLGVDSEGNLQTKDFEVKE, from the coding sequence ATGAGCTTTGAAAAAAAGCTGGGTCGTTTGGAGGCCATCGTCAAAGAAATGGAAGGTGGAGAAATGTCCCTGGAAAAGTCTCTCAAGGCCTTTGAGGAGGGTGTTCAATTGGCGAGGGAGTGCCACGGTCAGCTCAACGAGGCTGAGCAAAAGGTGAAGGTCCTGCTCGGGGTCGATAGCGAAGGTAATTTGCAGACAAAAGACTTTGAGGTCAAAGAATAG